The stretch of DNA TAGTTCGTTTGCCTGGATAATGAACAATTTACCCGTCATGTTTTCCGTTCTCCGCTGAATTTTGGCTCAGTTCTGCCTGTTTTCGCTTAGCCTCGGCCTTCTTCTTGTTACTCATATCGTTGCGGATCTGCGCGTGGCTGATCAGCGCGAAAATAAACGTTCCGCCGCAGATATTCCCGGCCAGGGTGGGCAGGGCGAACGGCCAGAAGAACTCGCTCCAGTGCAGCGTGCCGTTGAACACGAGATAGAGAATTTCAACCGAGCCAACCACGATATGGGTTAAATCACCCAGCGCGACCAGCCAGGTCATTAGCACGATAACGAAGATTTTTGCCGAGCCCGCGGCGGGGAACATCCACACCATGGTGGCGATGATCCAGCCGGAGATAATCGCGTTGGCGAACATCTCGCCGGGCGGGTTTGCCATCACCTTCATGCCGATGTCGTCGAAGGCTTTACGGGTGGCTTCGTCGAATATCGGCATATATTCAAAGGCCAGCGCCGCCAGCGCGGTGCCGACGATATTCCCGAACAGCACAATGCCCCACAGCCGCATCAGCAGCCCGAAGTTGCTCGTGGTCGGATGCTGCATCACCGGCAGCACGGCGGTAACGGTGTTTTCGGTAAACAGCTGCTGGCGAGCCATGATGACGATGATAAAGCCGAAGGTGTAGCCGAGATTTTCCAGCAGGAAATTGCCGGGCACGCCGACCAGGTTAACGTGAAAAATGCCTTTCGCCAGCAGCGAGGCCCCCATTGATAAACCCGCCGCCACGGCTGACCAGAACAGCGCCATGCCGTCGCGCTCCAGCTCTTTTTGCCCGTCCTGGCGAATGTGCTCGTGAATGGCCATCGCGCCGGAGGGCAGACGGTCTTCATCCACCTCGATTTGCTTGCCGCTCGACTTTTCGTCGCTGTCGACTTCCAGTTCATCTTTTTTGGCTATTTTGTCAGGCTCGATTTTGTCCATCAGGGCGGTTCCAGGTCAGAAAGCGTTCACTTAAGCGTAGCGGTTTTTCTCCCACGTTTTTGCCGAATGG from Cedecea neteri encodes:
- a CDS encoding formate/nitrite transporter family protein; the encoded protein is MEPDKIAKKDELEVDSDEKSSGKQIEVDEDRLPSGAMAIHEHIRQDGQKELERDGMALFWSAVAAGLSMGASLLAKGIFHVNLVGVPGNFLLENLGYTFGFIIVIMARQQLFTENTVTAVLPVMQHPTTSNFGLLMRLWGIVLFGNIVGTALAALAFEYMPIFDEATRKAFDDIGMKVMANPPGEMFANAIISGWIIATMVWMFPAAGSAKIFVIVLMTWLVALGDLTHIVVGSVEILYLVFNGTLHWSEFFWPFALPTLAGNICGGTFIFALISHAQIRNDMSNKKKAEAKRKQAELSQNSAENGKHDG